TCAAGCAGATCCTGAGCAAGGTCATCCAGGGGCTGCCGCCGGGCTTCCGCACCGTGTTCGTGCTTCGCGACGTGGAAGGGCTGTCCACGGAAGAGACAGCCGAGGCGCTGGGCCTGAGCATCCCAGCGGTGAAATCGCGCCTGTTGCGCGCCCGCCTGCAGTTGCGGGAACGCCTCAACAGATACTTCAAGGCGCGGGAAGACGGAGATCGTTCCAAGTGACCTGCAAGGAACTGCTGAAAGAGCTGACCGACTATCTGGACGGCACCATCGATGACCGCACCCGGTCGGAGCTCGAGGATCATCTCAACTGGTGCCACGATTGCTTCGTCATCTGCAACACCACCAAGATGACGGTCGAGATCTACCGCGATTCCCGCCTCTACGAGCTTCCCGAGAAGCTGCGCACCAGCCTGGAGAACGCCATCCTGAAGAAGTGCCGGCAGAAGGAAAAGCAGAAGAAGGAACGCCCCCGCAACGCCTGAACTTCCCGCACCCGCATCCCCCGCCCGGCTCCCGCTCTAGAGCGTGGCGCCTTCGTCCCCGGCCGCGTCCTGTTTCGACAGCAGTTCGTTGAGCAGGCCCAGCATGTCGCTCACCGTCAGAATGCCCACCAGCTTGTCGCTTTCCACGGCCAGCAGCGCGCCGATCTTCTTGGTGTAGAGGATGGAGACGGCGTCCTCGATGGGGGTCTCGGGCGAGACCACGATGGGATTGCGGGTCATGGCCACGGTGATGGGGGTGGATTCGAAGACGGCGTTGTACTCCTCGGGCGTCATCTTGGCCAGCATGGAGGGAGCCATGCGGGAGACGTCGCGGTCGCTGATGATGCCCACCACCCGCCCTTCTCCGTCCACGATGGGGACGTGGCGCTTGCCGGTGCGCCGGATGAGCAGCGCGGCGTCCAGCAGGCGAGCGTCGTCCGACAAGGTCGTCACCTTCGTCGTCATGTAGTCGCGGACCTGCATGCGTCCTCTCCCAGGCAGGGTGAGCTTCCGGCGGCGAATTGTAGCACACGCGCTTCCCTGGCAGCCGCGCCCCTCCCGCGCCGGAACCTCGCTGGGCACCGCCGGATTCCCGCCTGCACGCCCGGTTCCCGGGAGGATTCCGCGTATAATACGCAGACCAATCTGCCCTCCGCGAGGACCCGTGAAGGACGTTCACCCCAGCGTCCGCGAGATCGCCGTGCTGCAGGAGGCGACGGAGATGATCCTCTCCAGCGCCGACGTGGACACGGTGCTGCACCAGATCCTGCTCATCGTCCGCAACTACTTCGGCATCGCCAACTGCGCCGTCTTCATGGTGGATGCCGCGGCCGGCGAACTCTACGTGCGCGCCCAGAACGGCTATGACGACAGCCTCGCCCGCCAGCGCCGCTTCCGCATCGGCGCCGATGGGGTCACCGGCTGGGTGGCCCAGGCCAAGACCCCTCTCTACGTTCCCGACGTCAGCAAGGAGGCGCGCTACCTGGTGGGCGATCCCCGGGTGCGCAGCGAGCTGGCCCTGCCCCTGGTGGTGCGCGATGAGGTCATGGGCGTGCTCGACCTGGAGAGCGACAAGCTCGACTACTTCACCGACGACATGATCGGCCTGCTCGCCCTGTTCGCCGGGCAGGCGGCCGTGGCCCTGGAGAACGCCCGCCTGTACTCCACCGAGCGCCGCCGCATGCGCCAGCTCGAACTCATCAACCTGATCGCGCGCTCGGCCACCGCCGCCAACGACATCGAGCAATTCCTGGCCACCATGGCCGACCTGATCTACGACACCTTCGAGGGCACCGAGGTCAGCATCCTGCTGCGCGATCCGGCTGGCACCCTGGCCCTGCGCGCCCATGCCGGCAGCCAGGAACCGGTGCTGGAACGCTTCCAGGCCTCGGAGCGCTCCGGCATCCTGGCCCAGGCCTTCTCCGCCCGCATGAACATCCTGCAGAACGACCTGCCGGCCCAGCCCGACTGGCCCGCCTGCGTGCCAGACTCCGGCTCCGAACTGTGCGTGCCCCTGGTCTCCTTCGGCGACACCCTGGGCGCGGTGGTCATTGCCCACGCCCACCGCAGCTTCTTCAGCGTGGACGACCGTTCCATCGCCCAGGCCGCCGCCGACGTCTGCGCCACCGCCATCAAGAACGTGCAGTTGGCGGACGAGCTGCGGCGCGTGACCAGCACCGATTCCCTCACCGGGGTCTACAACCAGCGCTACTTCCACGCCGTGGTGGCGCAGGAGATCTCGCGCTCCCGCCGCTACA
The sequence above is a segment of the Terriglobales bacterium genome. Coding sequences within it:
- a CDS encoding zf-HC2 domain-containing protein; the encoded protein is MTCKELLKELTDYLDGTIDDRTRSELEDHLNWCHDCFVICNTTKMTVEIYRDSRLYELPEKLRTSLENAILKKCRQKEKQKKERPRNA
- a CDS encoding CBS domain-containing protein, coding for MQVRDYMTTKVTTLSDDARLLDAALLIRRTGKRHVPIVDGEGRVVGIISDRDVSRMAPSMLAKMTPEEYNAVFESTPITVAMTRNPIVVSPETPIEDAVSILYTKKIGALLAVESDKLVGILTVSDMLGLLNELLSKQDAAGDEGATL
- a CDS encoding GAF domain-containing protein, with the protein product MKDVHPSVREIAVLQEATEMILSSADVDTVLHQILLIVRNYFGIANCAVFMVDAAAGELYVRAQNGYDDSLARQRRFRIGADGVTGWVAQAKTPLYVPDVSKEARYLVGDPRVRSELALPLVVRDEVMGVLDLESDKLDYFTDDMIGLLALFAGQAAVALENARLYSTERRRMRQLELINLIARSATAANDIEQFLATMADLIYDTFEGTEVSILLRDPAGTLALRAHAGSQEPVLERFQASERSGILAQAFSARMNILQNDLPAQPDWPACVPDSGSELCVPLVSFGDTLGAVVIAHAHRSFFSVDDRSIAQAAADVCATAIKNVQLADELRRVTSTDSLTGVYNQRYFHAVVAQEISRSRRYNKRFALAMLDLRGFRAINQGLGFDAGDELLCEVAQMLRRQVRSIDILCRYAGDRFALVLPETDRERIGAVRAKVEEGLGRIHFQAEGASRSLSASWAQVHYPHDGTGELELVRLLLSRMALSKKEASAPEA